One Tissierellales bacterium genomic window, TACACTAGATTTATCAGATCAAATACTATCATAGAGCTATCTCAAAACTACGTAAAAACAGAAGAGGCTTATGGGTTTTCAAAGTATAAAATCATGTTTGAATATGTACTAAAGAATGTGTGTTTGCCAATTATAACAATACTTGGAATGAGTTTACCATCACTAGTTACAGGAGCTTTCGTTACTGAAACAGTATTTGGATGGCCTGGTATGGGAAGGTTGGGAGTTAATTCGATATTTAATTATGATTATCCAGTGATAATGGCAACTACTATGCTAACTGCGATACTTCTGATAGTTGGTAATTTATTAGCAGATATATTGTATGGTGTGGTAGATCCAAGAATTAGAAGTGAGAGGTGATAGAGATGTATGAAAAGTTGATTAGAGAGATAAAGAAAACTACTCAGGTAAATAAATTGAGTAAAGTCGCATTCTTTACGATAGCAGTGCTTACATTGATGTCGATATTTGCGTTTTTATCACCATATGACCAAAATGGAATAGATATGTTAAATCGATTTCAATCTCCAAATTTGAAACATATATTTGGGACTGACAAAATGGGAAGAGACTATTTTACTAGAATATTGTATGGGGGTAGAATTTCACTTAGCGTTGGATTTTTATCAATGATTATATCTACTACTATAGGAACTACAATTGGTGCTATAAGTGGATATTTTGAAGGTCACGTAGATTCAATACTAATGAGAATGGTAGATATATTGATGTCTATACCTAGCTTTTTTATAATACTTATATTGAATGCTTATTTTAAGCCAAGTATAGGGATGATGGTTATGATTATAGGGCTACTTGGATGGATGGGTACAGCGAGATTAGTAAGAGCAGAGACTTTGAGTGTCAAAAACAAAGAGTATGTCATATATGCAAAAACACTCAGTATACCAAATTTTAAGATAATAATGAGACATATAATTCCAAATGTATTACCTACTATAGTTGTTGCAGCAACACTAAGCATTGCAAGTGCGATACTTACAGAATCCTCACTTAGTTTTTTAGGTATGGGTGTTCAAGCTCCGGATGCATCTTGGGGAAGTATGCTGAGTAAGGCACAAGGGTACATGGACGAAGCATCTCATTTGGGAATATTTCCAGGAGTATTTATATTAATGACAGTACTTAGTTTCAATATTCTAGGAGATACTTTTAGAAATACTATAGAGAAAAGGAAGTAGAATATATGAATTTATTGAATGTGAAAAACTTAAAAACTTCTTTTTTTACAAAACAGGGAGAAGTTCAAGCTGTAAGGGGAGTAGATTTCGAAGTATATCAAGGAGAAGTATTAGGAATAGTTGGAGAATCGGGTAGTGGAAAAAGCGTTACATCCAAATCTATAATGCAGATACTAGGAGATACTGGAAAGATAAAAGATGGTGAGATATTGTTTAAAGGTGAGGATTTATTAAAAAAGTCAAATAGAGAATTGATGAAAATAAGAGGAAAAGAAATTGCAATGGTATTTCAAGATCCTATGACTTCACTGAATCCAGTTTACACTGTAGGAAAACAAATGACAGATGTAATAAGAAAACATAGTAAAATGAACAAAAAAGAGGCAAGAGCAAAAGCTATTGAGATACTCAA contains:
- a CDS encoding ABC transporter permease, which produces MYEKLIREIKKTTQVNKLSKVAFFTIAVLTLMSIFAFLSPYDQNGIDMLNRFQSPNLKHIFGTDKMGRDYFTRILYGGRISLSVGFLSMIISTTIGTTIGAISGYFEGHVDSILMRMVDILMSIPSFFIILILNAYFKPSIGMMVMIIGLLGWMGTARLVRAETLSVKNKEYVIYAKTLSIPNFKIIMRHIIPNVLPTIVVAATLSIASAILTESSLSFLGMGVQAPDASWGSMLSKAQGYMDEASHLGIFPGVFILMTVLSFNILGDTFRNTIEKRK